In a genomic window of Pelotomaculum thermopropionicum SI:
- the PanD gene encoding aspartate 1-decarboxylase — MFLTMLKSKIHRATVTESNLNYMGSITIDEELMEAADILPNEKVQVVNNNNGARFETYVIKGPRGSGVICLNGAAARLVQPGDLVIIISYAIMDAGEARTYRPAVVMVDGRNKIVEVRQGEAHGPAGADTCP, encoded by the coding sequence GTGTTCCTGACCATGCTAAAATCCAAGATCCACCGGGCCACCGTCACGGAGTCCAACCTGAACTACATGGGCAGCATTACCATTGACGAGGAACTGATGGAAGCGGCGGACATCCTGCCCAATGAAAAGGTCCAGGTGGTCAACAACAACAACGGCGCCCGCTTCGAAACCTATGTAATCAAAGGGCCCCGCGGCTCCGGGGTAATCTGCCTGAACGGTGCGGCGGCCCGCCTGGTTCAGCCCGGGGACCTGGTAATAATCATTTCCTATGCCATAATGGACGCCGGGGAGGCGCGCACTTACAGACCGGCCGTAGTTATGGTGGACGGCCGCAACAAAATCGTCGAGGTCAGGCAGGGCGAGGCCCACGGTCCGGCCGGCGCGGATACTTGTCCTTGA